In the Qipengyuania gelatinilytica genome, GCCGTCATGGCTTGAAGTGCGCACAATGAGTGATACGCAGCGCCGGAATGCTGACATCCGCCCTCCCAGTACGCGCCATCCTGGCAGCGATCTTCGTCCTCATGGCGGGCAGCGGCTTCCTGTCGACCCTCATCGCCATACGGCTGGAGCAAGACGGGCAGTCGGCGGCCATCATCGGCCTGGTCGCCACCAGTTACTTCGCGGGCCTCATGATCGGATCGATGCGGGTCGAACGGCTGATCGCCAATATCGGCCATATCCGCGCCTTTGCCGCCTTCGTGACCGTCTATTCGGCCAGCAGCCTGACCTATGCGATCATCGACCTGCCCGCCGTCTGGGTAGTACTGCGCCTGATCGACGGTTTCGCGATGGCAGGCGTATTCGTGTGTCTGGAAAGCTGGCTCAACCAGCAGGCGAGCCCGGCCAACCGCAGTTCGATCCTCGCGGCGTACATGATTGCGCTCTATTGCGGTCAGGCAGGAGGGCAGTTCCTGCTTAACCTTGGCGACAATGCGCCCGACCTGCCCTTCATGGTGTCGGCGATCCTGCTGTCGATCGCCCTCCTCCCGATCCTGCTCACGAAGATGCAGCAACCCGTGATCGAGAAGACGGTCCCGTTCTCGTTGAAGAAACTCTACAAAGCCTCCCCACTGGGGATCGTCGGCACGCTGGCGACCGGTGCCATGCTCGGCGCGTTCTACGCATTGGGTGCGGTCTACGTGCAGCGGATCGGAATGCCTCTTTCGCAGGTTGCCCTGTTCACCTTTTGCGTGATCGCGGGCGGTGTGGTCTTGCAATATCCGCTCGGCATCCTGTCGGACCGGTTCGACCGCCGTCAGGTGGTCAATGCCTGCTTCCTCATCGTCGGAGCAATCTGCGCGGTCATGGCGCCGGTCCCGATGCCGTCATTCGGGACGATCGTGCTCGGCAGCCTGTTCGGAGGCTTCGCCTTCGCGCTCTATCCGCTGTGCGTCGCCCATTCGAACGACCACCTTTCCGAAGAGGAACGCATCGGGGCAAGCAGCGGGCTCGTCCTGACATATTCGCTAGGGGCCGTCGCCGGTCCGATGATCGGCTCGCTCGGGATGGGGTTGCTGGGCCCCGCTGGCCTGTTCGGCGTGATCGGCACCATGGCTATTATGGGCGCCATGTTCGGCCTGTGGCGGACCCTGGCGCGTGCCTCTGTCCCTGCAGAAGAGCAGCAGGCCTTCCAGAGCCTGCCGCGCACCACGCCCATGGCCGCCGTTCTCGAAAGCGAAGACCTGCCCGACTGACACTCGCCATGCCCCTCAAAACCGTCTAGGGGCGCGCAATGCATTTCCTCGATCAGGCCAAGATCTATCTGAAATCCGGCGCGGGTGGTCCCGGCGCGGTCAGTTTCCGGCGCGAAAAATACATTGAGTATGGCGGTCCCGACGGCGGCAATGGCGGCAAGGGTGGCGACATCATCTTCCGCGCCGTGCAGGGCCTCAATACGCTCATCGACTTCCGCTACGCCCAGCACTTCAAGGCGAAGCGCGGCAACCACGGACAAGGCAAGGACAAGACCGGTGCAGGCGCGCCCGACCTGATCATCGACGTGCCCGTCGGCACGCAGGTGCTGTCCGAGGACAAGGAAGAGGTCCTCGCCGACTTCACCGAGGTCGGACAGGAAGTCGTCTTCCTCGAAGGCGGCATGGGTGGCCGCGGCAATGCCAGCTACAAGTCCAGCACCAACCGCGCGCCGCGCCAGCACCAGCCGGGCATGCCGGGCGAAGAGATGTGGGTCTGGCTGCGCCTCAAGTTGCTGGCCGACGTCGGCCTGCTCGGCCTGCCCAATGCGGGCAAGAGCACCTTCATCAACCAGGTCACCAACGCCAATGCGAAGGTGGGTCATTATGCCTTCACCACGCTGGTGCCGAAGCTGGGCGTCGTCCGACACAAGGCGCGCGAGTTCGTCATCGCCGACATTCCCGGCCTGATCGCGGGCGCAGCAGAAGGCGCCGGGATCGGCGACCGCTTCCTCGGCCATATCGAGCGCTGCCGCGTGCTGATCCACCTCATCGATATCGCTGGTCAGGATCCGGCGGACGCCTATCGCACGGTGAATGGCGAACTTGAGGCCTATGGCGAGGGCCTGTCAGACAAGCCGCAGCTTGTCGCGCTCAACAAGCTCGACCTTGCCGACGAGGAATTGGGCGAAGCCTTTGCCAAGGAATTGCTCGAAGCGGGCGCAGACAAGGTCTTTTCGATCTCGGGCGCGACGGGCGAAGGCATCGAGGAATTGCTGGACGCAGTGCTCGGCTACCTGCCCGACCGCACATCGACCGAAACCAAGGCCGCCGAGGTGGAAAGCACCGAGGAAGACGGCACCGGCGAGTGGTCGCCCATCTGACGCCCATGGCGATCACGACGCTTTCAGGACTGGGTGAGGCAAACCGGCTCGTCGTGAAGGTCGGCTCGGCCCTGCTGATAGAGCAGGGCAAGGCCCGCGCAAACTGGCTGGCAACGCTGGCACGCGAACTTGCCGCGCTCAGGAAGCGCGGGACGGCAGTCATCGTGGTCTCTTCGGGCGCCATCGCACTTGGTGCCGCGAAGCTCGGCCTGCCCAGGGGCGGGCGTGGCAGCCTTGCCGACGCGCAGGCCGCCGCATCGGTCGGACAGGTGGAACTGGCGCGGCTGTGGTCGGATGCATTCGAGGCGCACGGTCTCGTCGCTGCGCAAATGCTGGTGACGATCGATGATCTCGAAGACCGCCGCCGCTATCTCAATGCGTCGGCCACGCTCGAGCGCCTGCTCGACGCAGGTGCCATTCCCGTGGTCAACGAGAACGACAGCGTCGCCACTGAAGAAATCCGCTTCGGCGACAACGACCGCCTCGCCGCGCGCGTGGCACAGGCCGCGCAGGCTGAAGGCGTCTTGCTGCTGTCCGATGTCGACGGTTTCTATGATCGCGACCCCGCGCAGGACGGCGCCGAGCTGATCGAAACGGTCGAAGGGGTGACGCCCGAGATCATCGCAATGGCGACAGGCGGGTCCAAATCGGGTCTCGGCTCCGGCGGCATGTTGGCCAAGCTGCAGGCCGCCCGCATTGCTGAGCGTGCGGGGATCGCACTCGCCATCATCAACGGAACACATGAAGCGCCCATTTCGCGTGCGCTCGATGCCGCTCGTGGCACGCTATTCCTGCCGCAGGGTGAAGAAAGCGCCCGAAAGGCATGGCTTTCCGGTCGGCTTGCGCCTGCCGGGGTCCTCACCGTCGATGCAGGCTGCACCGAAGCGCTCGCCAATGGTGCCAGCCTGCTGGCAGCAGGACTGACCGAGATCGCAGGTGATTTCAGGCGCGGCGACCTCGTTGCGATCCACGGCGCGAAAGGCGAGCGGCTCGGCCAGGGCCTGGTCGAGTACACGAGCGAAGAATGCCGCGCGATCCTCGGCCTGCGCGAAGATATGCAGGCGGAAAAGCTCGGCTATGCGCCGCGCGCCGCAGTCGTTCACCGCGATCACATGGTGCGTGCATGACCCTTGCGCTTACGGGAGCCACGGGATTTGTCGGGCAAGCCGTTCTAGACGCGGCTGCAAGGCAAGGCATCGCCGTCCGCGCTCTTACCCGCCGGACGCAAGCACCGCGCGATGGCGTCACCTGGGTCGAGGGCAGCCTCTCTGATCCGAAATCGCTCGCAGCCCTCTGTGAAGGCGCCGACTGCGTGGTCCATGTCGCGGGCCTTACGAACACGCCCGACCCGGCGGAATTCGAAGAGGCCAATGTCATCGGTACACGCAGGCTGCTGCACGCGGCCAAGTCTGCGGGTGC is a window encoding:
- a CDS encoding MFS transporter; this translates as MLTSALPVRAILAAIFVLMAGSGFLSTLIAIRLEQDGQSAAIIGLVATSYFAGLMIGSMRVERLIANIGHIRAFAAFVTVYSASSLTYAIIDLPAVWVVLRLIDGFAMAGVFVCLESWLNQQASPANRSSILAAYMIALYCGQAGGQFLLNLGDNAPDLPFMVSAILLSIALLPILLTKMQQPVIEKTVPFSLKKLYKASPLGIVGTLATGAMLGAFYALGAVYVQRIGMPLSQVALFTFCVIAGGVVLQYPLGILSDRFDRRQVVNACFLIVGAICAVMAPVPMPSFGTIVLGSLFGGFAFALYPLCVAHSNDHLSEEERIGASSGLVLTYSLGAVAGPMIGSLGMGLLGPAGLFGVIGTMAIMGAMFGLWRTLARASVPAEEQQAFQSLPRTTPMAAVLESEDLPD
- the obgE gene encoding GTPase ObgE, with amino-acid sequence MHFLDQAKIYLKSGAGGPGAVSFRREKYIEYGGPDGGNGGKGGDIIFRAVQGLNTLIDFRYAQHFKAKRGNHGQGKDKTGAGAPDLIIDVPVGTQVLSEDKEEVLADFTEVGQEVVFLEGGMGGRGNASYKSSTNRAPRQHQPGMPGEEMWVWLRLKLLADVGLLGLPNAGKSTFINQVTNANAKVGHYAFTTLVPKLGVVRHKAREFVIADIPGLIAGAAEGAGIGDRFLGHIERCRVLIHLIDIAGQDPADAYRTVNGELEAYGEGLSDKPQLVALNKLDLADEELGEAFAKELLEAGADKVFSISGATGEGIEELLDAVLGYLPDRTSTETKAAEVESTEEDGTGEWSPI
- the proB gene encoding glutamate 5-kinase produces the protein MAITTLSGLGEANRLVVKVGSALLIEQGKARANWLATLARELAALRKRGTAVIVVSSGAIALGAAKLGLPRGGRGSLADAQAAASVGQVELARLWSDAFEAHGLVAAQMLVTIDDLEDRRRYLNASATLERLLDAGAIPVVNENDSVATEEIRFGDNDRLAARVAQAAQAEGVLLLSDVDGFYDRDPAQDGAELIETVEGVTPEIIAMATGGSKSGLGSGGMLAKLQAARIAERAGIALAIINGTHEAPISRALDAARGTLFLPQGEESARKAWLSGRLAPAGVLTVDAGCTEALANGASLLAAGLTEIAGDFRRGDLVAIHGAKGERLGQGLVEYTSEECRAILGLREDMQAEKLGYAPRAAVVHRDHMVRA